Proteins encoded together in one Gemmatimonadaceae bacterium window:
- the lnt gene encoding apolipoprotein N-acyltransferase, protein MSLFRPSRAELAATVASAVLFFYAFPPFRLVGPAFVCLVPFAVAVARAADRGDGVRTGVRLGMWFGIFAYGASIYWIATALLIFTKLAILGYIGALFVLTVVVAATGGALFAARRITRWPMAALVPFVWVASEMAMNHLSALAFPWLPLGLAVTHTPVLAQIADISGVHGVSFWIALTNGFVADMWLARGQRRANAMRGVAIAVMVCAVAAYGTWRMRTTALRPLGRVGIVQPNVPEDEKWQAANLGSIIDLMSRGTRDVLAQDHPQLVVWPEVSLPDFMFRHPEWSDSIRALTTASDTPLLTGMLDLVWHTRTDYDYYNAALLVDGDGRQTQPVYHKRRLVPIVERVPFFNPRWFNWAGKYFGGFGIGDGPVIYHVPFGTFGVLICYESIFPGESRQYRNDGADFLVNITNDAWFGHTLAPYQHYSHLVLRAIENRTAIVRAANTGISGWIDPLGRIRAATPIFVPEAETYALETSDARTPYDALGDFVGLLSVAVTLALVGRDWWSRRAQRSRAA, encoded by the coding sequence GTGAGCCTGTTCCGGCCCTCGCGCGCCGAGCTCGCTGCGACCGTGGCGTCGGCGGTCCTGTTCTTCTACGCCTTCCCGCCGTTCAGACTGGTGGGACCGGCGTTCGTATGCCTGGTGCCGTTTGCCGTCGCCGTGGCGCGGGCGGCCGACCGCGGCGACGGCGTGCGCACCGGCGTGCGGCTCGGCATGTGGTTCGGGATCTTCGCCTACGGGGCGAGCATCTATTGGATTGCCACGGCGCTGCTGATCTTCACCAAGCTCGCGATCCTCGGCTATATCGGAGCCCTGTTCGTGCTCACGGTGGTGGTCGCGGCCACCGGTGGGGCGCTGTTCGCGGCGCGGCGCATCACGCGATGGCCGATGGCCGCGCTGGTCCCGTTCGTGTGGGTGGCGTCGGAGATGGCGATGAACCATCTGTCGGCCCTTGCCTTTCCCTGGCTTCCGTTGGGACTGGCCGTCACGCATACGCCGGTGCTCGCCCAGATCGCCGACATCAGCGGCGTGCACGGGGTGAGCTTCTGGATCGCGCTCACCAACGGGTTCGTGGCCGACATGTGGCTGGCGCGCGGCCAGCGCCGTGCCAACGCGATGCGCGGCGTCGCCATCGCCGTCATGGTGTGCGCGGTGGCGGCTTACGGTACGTGGCGCATGCGCACCACGGCCCTCCGCCCGCTGGGCCGCGTGGGCATCGTGCAGCCCAACGTGCCGGAAGACGAGAAGTGGCAGGCGGCCAATCTGGGCTCGATCATCGACCTCATGTCCAGGGGAACGCGCGACGTGCTCGCCCAGGACCACCCGCAGCTGGTCGTGTGGCCCGAGGTGTCGCTTCCCGACTTCATGTTCCGGCACCCGGAGTGGTCCGACTCGATCCGTGCCCTCACCACCGCGTCCGATACGCCGCTCCTCACCGGCATGCTCGATCTCGTATGGCACACGCGAACGGACTACGACTATTATAACGCCGCGCTGCTCGTGGACGGCGACGGCCGGCAGACGCAGCCGGTGTACCACAAGCGGCGGCTGGTGCCGATCGTCGAGCGGGTGCCGTTCTTCAATCCCCGGTGGTTCAACTGGGCCGGGAAGTACTTCGGGGGGTTCGGCATCGGCGACGGGCCGGTGATCTACCACGTCCCGTTCGGAACGTTCGGCGTGCTCATCTGCTACGAGTCGATCTTCCCGGGAGAATCGCGCCAGTACCGCAACGACGGTGCCGACTTCCTGGTCAACATCACCAACGACGCCTGGTTCGGACACACCCTGGCGCCGTACCAGCACTACTCGCACCTCGTGCTGCGCGCCATCGAGAATCGCACCGCCATCGTCCGCGCCGCGAACACCGGTATCTCCGGCTGGATCGACCCGCTGGGCCGCATCCGGGCGGCGACGCCGATCTTCGTACCCGAAGCGGAAACCTACGCCCTGGAGACCAGCGACGCGCGCACGCCCTACGACGCGCTGGGCGACTTCGTGGGCCTGCTCTCGGTGGCGGTGACGCTGGCCCTCGTGGGGCGCGACTGGTGGAGCCGGCGCGCCCAGCGGAGCCGCGCGGCATGA
- a CDS encoding Gfo/Idh/MocA family oxidoreductase produces MTDTVRIGLVGTGAIAQLAHLPVLSKMRGVQVAVICDNDRAKAQALAERFDIYDVVTDIEDLLEIKELGAVIVATPNHLHEPHVLSALAAGKHVLCERPLALSSRGIERLIDAASHTSCRLMVANNHRFRADVQALDRFLRAGELGQVNGVRTGAYHFKRPDAGWRRRRAESGGGAFFDHGLPLLDLALWLADFPEPRRVTAHMNRSGLPGAVEDAMLVHLECQNNVVFSFDVSGAYVGEEERWWFEVLADRGSARLAPLRVVKELNGRPFDVSPAGAASRESAFIQSYRAELAHFLAVVRGTAAYEPPTDQVTLHRVVEAIYRSADEGHEIRL; encoded by the coding sequence ATGACGGACACGGTGCGGATCGGGCTGGTGGGGACGGGCGCCATCGCGCAACTGGCGCATCTGCCGGTGCTGAGCAAGATGCGCGGGGTGCAGGTTGCCGTGATCTGCGACAACGACCGTGCCAAGGCGCAGGCCCTGGCGGAGCGGTTCGACATCTACGACGTGGTCACCGACATCGAGGACCTGCTCGAGATTAAGGAGTTGGGCGCGGTCATCGTGGCCACCCCCAACCATCTCCACGAGCCGCACGTGCTGAGCGCGCTGGCGGCGGGCAAGCACGTGCTGTGCGAGCGCCCACTGGCCCTCTCCTCGCGCGGCATCGAGCGGCTGATCGACGCGGCGTCGCACACGTCGTGCCGTCTGATGGTGGCCAACAACCACCGCTTCCGCGCCGACGTGCAGGCGCTGGACCGGTTTCTGCGGGCCGGTGAGTTGGGGCAGGTGAACGGCGTGCGCACCGGCGCCTACCACTTCAAGCGGCCCGACGCCGGCTGGCGGCGGCGCCGCGCCGAGTCGGGGGGCGGCGCCTTCTTCGACCATGGATTGCCGTTGCTCGATCTCGCGTTGTGGCTGGCCGATTTTCCCGAGCCCCGGCGCGTGACCGCGCACATGAACCGGTCGGGGCTGCCGGGCGCCGTCGAGGACGCCATGCTCGTGCACCTCGAATGCCAGAACAACGTCGTGTTCAGCTTCGACGTGTCGGGGGCCTATGTGGGCGAGGAGGAACGCTGGTGGTTCGAGGTCCTGGCGGATCGCGGCAGCGCGCGGCTGGCGCCGCTGCGCGTGGTGAAGGAGCTCAACGGCCGTCCGTTCGATGTCTCGCCGGCGGGCGCCGCCAGCCGGGAGAGCGCGTTCATCCAGTCGTACCGCGCCGAACTCGCACATTTTCTGGCCGTGGTGCGCGGAACGGCGGCGTACGAGCCGCCCACGGATCAGGTCACGCTTCACCGGGTCGTCGAAGCGATCTATCGTTCGGCGGACGAGGGCCACGAGATCCGCCTGTGA
- a CDS encoding SpoIID/LytB domain-containing protein → MARRAVALALVTLVGCSTILYGRNPSPADDARVDAGRLGAGLPRVASPVADPEHIIHVALFTGASSVRVSATGPWQWYEGDGRTFLARGQANEPWRVEHNGGDVRAVRSDGMPTAWKPRALVARADDSTAYMLVDGKRYRGELRLEGSDTGLVVIETVGVEEYLRGVVPLELGDRAPGDSAALQAQAVTARSYAYTHLEEPASSDYDLTAGVLDQVYGGVDAETDVGNAAVTATAGIVVIYGGRVVNAPYSSTCGGETAAPSEVWHSPDEPYLRPVSDRIPGTDRYYCDIAPRFKWTRTLSASDLNAAVARYLSAYASVPGGDPGLVRDVWVINRTPSGRVGQLRVQTTLGSYILRGNDMRYVLRNVGGEILNSTYFSVATERTTSGALARLVLDGRGYGHGVGMCQWGAIGRARAGQDFRTILRTYYPGTALGVVQ, encoded by the coding sequence GTGGCTAGGCGGGCCGTGGCGCTCGCGCTCGTCACGCTCGTCGGCTGTTCCACGATCCTCTACGGGCGCAACCCGAGTCCTGCCGACGACGCGCGGGTCGACGCGGGCCGGCTGGGCGCGGGGCTCCCACGCGTTGCGTCGCCGGTGGCCGATCCCGAACACATCATCCACGTCGCGCTGTTCACCGGCGCGTCGTCGGTGCGTGTGTCGGCCACCGGTCCCTGGCAGTGGTACGAAGGCGACGGCCGGACGTTCCTGGCCCGCGGCCAGGCCAACGAGCCGTGGCGCGTGGAGCACAACGGCGGAGACGTCCGCGCCGTGCGGAGCGACGGGATGCCCACCGCGTGGAAACCGCGGGCGCTGGTGGCGCGGGCGGACGACTCCACCGCCTACATGCTCGTGGACGGCAAGCGCTACCGCGGCGAGTTGCGGCTCGAGGGCAGCGACACCGGGCTCGTGGTGATCGAGACGGTCGGCGTGGAGGAGTACCTGCGCGGGGTCGTGCCCCTGGAACTCGGCGATCGCGCCCCCGGGGACTCCGCAGCCCTCCAGGCCCAGGCCGTCACCGCGCGTAGCTACGCCTACACCCACCTGGAAGAGCCCGCCAGCAGTGACTACGACCTCACCGCCGGCGTGCTCGACCAGGTGTACGGCGGCGTGGACGCCGAAACGGACGTGGGGAATGCCGCGGTGACGGCGACCGCCGGGATCGTGGTGATCTATGGCGGGCGGGTGGTCAACGCGCCGTACAGTTCCACGTGCGGAGGCGAGACCGCGGCGCCGTCGGAGGTGTGGCATTCCCCCGACGAACCCTATCTGCGGCCGGTGAGCGACCGGATTCCGGGGACCGACCGCTACTACTGCGACATCGCGCCACGGTTCAAGTGGACGCGGACCCTTTCGGCCTCCGATCTCAACGCGGCGGTGGCCCGCTATCTGTCGGCGTACGCCTCGGTGCCGGGGGGAGACCCGGGGCTGGTGCGCGACGTCTGGGTGATCAACCGCACGCCATCGGGGCGGGTCGGGCAGCTCCGGGTGCAGACCACGCTTGGATCGTACATCCTGCGCGGCAATGATATGCGGTACGTGCTGCGAAACGTTGGTGGCGAGATCCTCAACAGCACGTATTTTTCCGTCGCCACCGAGCGCACCACGAGCGGAGCGCTGGCCCGCCTCGTGCTCGACGGCCGCGGCTACGGCCACGGGGTCGGGATGTGCCAGTGGGGCGCGATCGGCCGGGCGAGGGCCGGACAGGATTTTCGCACCATCCTCCGCACGTACTATCCTGGCACGGCGCTCGGTGTGGTGCAGTAA
- the hemL gene encoding glutamate-1-semialdehyde 2,1-aminomutase gives MSGHSRSAELMRRSREIFPGGVNSPVRAFGGVGGTPIVAERGEGCRLFDVDGNEYIDFVLSWGPLVLGHAPPAVLDALDEAMQRGTSFGMPTALELRLGELIRERMPHMERLRFVSSGTEATMSAVRVARAHTGRDGILKFDGCYHGHGDSFLVKAGSGVATLGLPNSPGVPAALAELTYVAPYNDVPAVERLVAEQRDRIAAIIVEPVVGNAGFIPPDPAFLPALRRVADAAGAVLIFDEVMTGFRIAPAGAPERFGVHPDLTTLGKVIGGGLPVAAYGGRPDLMDAVAPAGPVYQAGTLSGNPLAMAAGYATISMLTRDLHDRIAARTATLVQGFREIAARRGVPFTADHAGSMWGFFFRAEPVRNFADARGSDSALFKRFFHEALARGLYFAPSPFEAAFMSAAHGDQDVGLALERIDAALGAARG, from the coding sequence GTGAGCGGGCACTCGCGGTCGGCGGAACTCATGCGGCGGTCGCGCGAGATCTTTCCGGGGGGCGTGAACTCCCCGGTGCGTGCCTTTGGGGGCGTGGGCGGAACCCCCATCGTGGCGGAGCGGGGCGAGGGGTGCCGCCTGTTCGACGTGGACGGCAACGAGTACATCGACTTCGTGCTCTCGTGGGGCCCGCTCGTGCTCGGCCACGCGCCGCCGGCGGTGCTCGACGCCCTCGACGAGGCCATGCAACGCGGCACGAGCTTCGGCATGCCCACCGCACTCGAACTGCGGTTGGGTGAGCTGATCCGCGAGCGGATGCCGCACATGGAACGGCTGCGGTTCGTATCCAGTGGCACGGAAGCCACGATGAGCGCCGTGCGGGTGGCGCGAGCCCACACCGGCCGCGACGGAATTCTCAAGTTCGACGGCTGCTACCACGGCCACGGCGATTCCTTTCTCGTGAAGGCGGGGTCGGGGGTGGCCACCCTGGGCCTCCCCAACTCCCCCGGCGTGCCGGCCGCGCTGGCCGAGCTGACCTACGTGGCGCCCTACAACGACGTGCCGGCGGTGGAGCGGCTGGTAGCCGAACAGCGCGACCGGATCGCGGCCATCATCGTCGAGCCCGTGGTGGGCAACGCGGGGTTCATCCCGCCCGACCCCGCGTTCCTGCCGGCATTGCGTCGCGTGGCCGACGCGGCAGGCGCGGTGCTGATCTTCGACGAGGTCATGACCGGGTTCCGCATCGCCCCGGCGGGTGCGCCCGAACGGTTCGGCGTGCACCCCGATCTGACCACGCTGGGCAAGGTGATCGGGGGCGGGCTGCCCGTGGCGGCCTACGGCGGGCGGCCCGATCTGATGGACGCGGTGGCGCCGGCGGGGCCGGTGTACCAGGCGGGGACGCTGTCCGGGAACCCGCTCGCCATGGCCGCGGGATATGCTACAATTAGTATGCTCACGCGCGATCTCCACGACCGCATCGCGGCGCGCACGGCGACCCTGGTCCAGGGTTTTCGCGAAATCGCGGCGCGGCGCGGCGTGCCGTTCACGGCCGACCACGCCGGATCCATGTGGGGGTTCTTCTTCCGCGCCGAGCCGGTGCGCAACTTCGCCGACGCGCGCGGCTCCGATAGCGCGCTGTTCAAGCGCTTCTTCCACGAGGCGCTGGCCCGCGGGCTGTACTTCGCCCCGTCGCCGTTCGAGGCCGCGTTCATGTCGGCGGCGCATGGCGATCAGGACGTCGGCCTGGCGCTCGAACGGATCGACGCGGCGCTGGGAGCGGCGCGTGGCTAG
- the rimO gene encoding 30S ribosomal protein S12 methylthiotransferase RimO gives MKVSFVTLGCDKNTVDSERYLAQLADRGAEFAADASDADVIIINTCGFIDAAKKESIDAIVDAGRLKTEGRAQAVVAVGCMVQRHKDELAAELPEVDLFLGSSEMDRLVPELAARGLIDDVPAPHPGVRLFTGQLPHVRYLKISEGCDHGCAFCAIPLMRGRHRSFALDDVVREAQLLEAQGAREVNLVAQDLAHYGRDRRDGITLPGLLEAVVRETSLPWIRMLYLYSAGLTPELLDLMAREPRILPYLDMPMQHASDSVLARMRRPERQATVRARVARIREVVPDVAIRTTCIVGFPGETDADFAQLLAFLEDVQFDRVGVFTYSSQEGTRAAELDDDVPESLKQERLERLNELQRLVTADRYEARVGRTVRAMVDRVQDDGMVQARTIWQADDIDGVTWLDADAALPGTLVDVVIEDVDDYDFRARVAGIVGPSPTPAPARRRALPLAATTIGSFGR, from the coding sequence GTGAAGGTCTCTTTCGTCACCCTCGGCTGCGATAAGAACACGGTCGACTCCGAGCGCTACCTCGCGCAGCTCGCCGATCGCGGAGCGGAGTTCGCCGCCGATGCGTCCGATGCCGACGTGATCATCATCAACACGTGCGGATTCATCGACGCCGCCAAGAAGGAGTCCATCGACGCCATCGTCGATGCCGGGCGCCTGAAGACCGAGGGCCGCGCCCAGGCCGTGGTGGCCGTGGGCTGCATGGTGCAGCGCCACAAAGACGAACTGGCCGCGGAACTTCCCGAAGTCGACCTCTTTCTGGGATCGTCGGAGATGGACCGGCTGGTTCCCGAGCTGGCCGCGCGCGGTCTGATCGACGACGTGCCCGCACCCCATCCCGGGGTCCGGCTGTTCACCGGCCAGCTTCCCCATGTGCGGTACCTCAAGATCAGCGAGGGGTGCGACCACGGGTGCGCCTTCTGTGCCATCCCCCTCATGCGCGGCAGGCACCGCTCGTTCGCCCTCGACGACGTGGTGCGCGAGGCGCAGTTGCTCGAAGCCCAGGGCGCGCGCGAGGTGAACCTCGTGGCGCAGGACCTGGCTCACTACGGCCGCGACCGGCGCGACGGAATCACGCTGCCCGGACTGCTCGAAGCCGTCGTGCGCGAGACCTCGCTGCCCTGGATCCGCATGCTCTACCTCTACTCGGCGGGGCTCACCCCGGAACTGCTCGATCTGATGGCGCGCGAGCCCCGCATCCTGCCGTACCTCGACATGCCCATGCAGCACGCGTCCGACTCCGTGTTGGCGCGGATGCGCCGTCCCGAGCGGCAGGCCACGGTCCGTGCGCGCGTGGCCCGCATCCGCGAGGTCGTGCCCGACGTCGCCATCCGGACCACGTGCATCGTCGGCTTTCCCGGGGAGACCGATGCCGATTTCGCGCAGCTATTAGCATTTCTGGAAGATGTGCAGTTCGACCGCGTCGGGGTGTTCACCTACTCGTCCCAGGAAGGGACGCGCGCCGCGGAGTTGGACGACGACGTGCCCGAATCGCTCAAACAGGAACGGCTCGAACGGCTGAACGAACTCCAGCGCCTGGTCACCGCCGACCGGTATGAGGCCCGCGTGGGCCGCACCGTGCGCGCCATGGTCGACCGCGTGCAGGACGACGGCATGGTGCAGGCGCGGACGATCTGGCAGGCCGACGACATCGACGGCGTGACCTGGCTGGATGCCGACGCCGCCCTCCCGGGCACGCTGGTCGACGTGGTGATCGAGGACGTGGACGACTACGACTTCCGCGCCAGGGTCGCCGGCATCGTGGGGCCGTCGCCGACGCCCGCGCCCGCCAGGCGGCGCGCCCTGCCGCTGGCCGCCACGACGATCGGGAGCTTCGGGCGGTGA
- a CDS encoding YajQ family cyclic di-GMP-binding protein, with protein sequence MPATASFDITTGVDLQEVDNAINQAQKEIGQRYDFKGSKATIEFKRAENLLVLVADSDFQMKSLFDVVQTRLIKRGVSVKNLDVGEVKPAGGDTVRREVKLKTSLDGDTAKKIAAAIKEAKFKKVQAAIQGDQVRVSSPSRDDLQTVMALLRGQEFGVELQFGNYR encoded by the coding sequence ATGCCCGCCACTGCATCCTTCGACATCACCACCGGCGTCGACCTTCAGGAAGTGGACAACGCCATCAACCAGGCGCAGAAGGAGATCGGCCAGCGCTACGATTTCAAAGGCTCCAAGGCGACGATCGAATTCAAACGCGCCGAGAACCTGCTCGTGCTCGTGGCCGACAGCGACTTCCAGATGAAATCGCTGTTTGACGTCGTGCAGACGCGCCTGATCAAGCGCGGCGTCTCGGTCAAGAACCTCGACGTGGGCGAGGTCAAGCCCGCGGGCGGCGACACCGTGCGCCGCGAGGTCAAGCTCAAGACGTCGCTTGACGGCGACACCGCCAAGAAGATCGCGGCGGCGATCAAGGAGGCGAAGTTCAAGAAGGTCCAGGCGGCCATCCAGGGCGACCAGGTTCGCGTGAGTTCGCCCTCCAGGGACGATCTGCAGACGGTCATGGCCCTCCTGCGCGGGCAGGAATTCGGCGTGGAACTCCAGTTCGGGAATTATCGCTAG
- a CDS encoding RNA polymerase sigma factor RpoD/SigA, producing MPSSGPKKTSFEEGSLDQYLRDISAYPLISREDEVALARRIRKQDQEALDKLVRSNLRFVVSVAKKYQNQGVSLSDLINEGNLGLIRAAHKFDETKGIKFISYAVWWIRQAILQALAEQSRIVRVPLNRAGTLHRIGKRANVLLQELGREATHAEIADGMDITEEEVAKTMSISQTHLSLDAPLTPGEDNKLLDYLADNVSPTPDEQTFEKALTESIEEALSHLKERESKILRLYFGLGDQAEPMTLEEIGALLGITRERVRQIKEKALSRLRHVSRARALESYLG from the coding sequence ATGCCTTCGTCAGGCCCCAAGAAGACGTCGTTCGAGGAAGGATCGCTCGATCAGTACTTGCGCGACATCAGCGCCTACCCGCTGATCTCGCGCGAAGATGAGGTGGCGCTCGCCCGGCGCATCCGTAAGCAGGATCAGGAGGCCCTCGACAAGCTCGTGCGGTCGAACCTCCGCTTCGTCGTCTCGGTGGCCAAGAAGTACCAGAACCAGGGTGTCTCGCTCTCCGACCTGATCAACGAGGGCAACCTTGGCCTCATCCGCGCTGCGCACAAATTCGACGAGACCAAGGGCATCAAGTTCATCTCGTACGCCGTGTGGTGGATCCGCCAGGCGATCCTCCAGGCCCTGGCCGAGCAGTCGCGCATCGTCCGCGTGCCGCTCAACCGTGCCGGCACCCTGCACCGCATCGGCAAGCGGGCCAACGTGCTCCTCCAGGAGTTGGGGCGCGAAGCCACCCACGCCGAGATCGCCGACGGCATGGACATCACCGAGGAAGAAGTCGCCAAGACGATGTCCATCTCGCAGACGCACCTCTCGCTGGATGCCCCGCTCACCCCGGGGGAGGACAACAAGCTCCTCGACTACCTGGCCGACAACGTCAGCCCCACGCCCGACGAGCAGACCTTCGAGAAGGCGCTCACCGAGTCCATCGAAGAGGCGCTCTCGCATCTCAAGGAGCGCGAATCCAAGATCCTGCGGCTCTACTTCGGCCTGGGCGACCAGGCCGAACCGATGACGCTCGAGGAGATCGGCGCGCTGCTCGGCATCACGCGCGAGCGGGTGCGCCAGATCAAGGAGAAGGCGTTGAGTCGCCTGCGGCACGTGAGTCGGGCGCGGGCGCTCGAGTCGTATCTTGGGTAG
- the lepB gene encoding signal peptidase I — protein sequence MHEMDTESADTPTPPVRSVTPEQRVDALREVNRASRPLAFLWEWTKIFWISVALFLVIRTFFVEAFKIPTGSMENTLQVGDFLLVNKLAYGAEVPFTHDRLPALEHPKFGDVIVFDWPVDPTKNFVKRLVGLPGDTLSMHDGILVRNGHTVSEKYVRREDTPGDPSGDEFAWQRDYLVRSAGAAQSYHPSRNDWGPIVVPPKHLFVLGDNRDNSLDSRYWGFVPDSLVTGRPILIYYSYAPDSNQALAWVTHVRWKRLGEFVR from the coding sequence ATGCACGAGATGGACACCGAATCCGCTGACACGCCAACGCCGCCGGTGCGGAGCGTGACGCCGGAGCAGCGGGTCGACGCGCTGCGCGAGGTGAACCGCGCGTCGCGCCCGCTCGCGTTTCTCTGGGAGTGGACCAAGATCTTCTGGATCTCGGTCGCGCTCTTCCTGGTGATCCGCACGTTCTTCGTCGAGGCGTTCAAGATCCCCACGGGGAGCATGGAGAACACCCTCCAGGTGGGCGACTTCCTGCTCGTCAACAAGCTGGCGTACGGCGCCGAGGTGCCCTTCACCCACGACCGGCTTCCCGCCCTCGAGCATCCCAAATTCGGCGACGTGATCGTGTTCGACTGGCCGGTGGATCCAACCAAGAACTTCGTGAAGCGGCTGGTGGGACTGCCGGGCGACACGCTGTCGATGCACGATGGCATCCTGGTGCGCAACGGGCACACGGTGAGCGAGAAGTACGTGCGGCGCGAGGACACCCCCGGCGATCCGTCGGGCGACGAATTCGCCTGGCAGCGTGACTACCTGGTGCGCAGCGCCGGGGCCGCCCAGAGCTACCACCCGTCGCGCAACGACTGGGGGCCCATCGTCGTACCGCCCAAACACCTCTTCGTGCTTGGCGACAATCGCGACAATTCTCTGGACAGCCGCTACTGGGGTTTCGTCCCCGACTCCCTTGTCACGGGGCGCCCCATCCTGATCTATTACAGTTACGCGCCGGACTCGAACCAGGCTCTGGCCTGGGTCACCCACGTCCGCTGGAAGCGGCTGGGCGAGTTCGTGCGCTGA
- a CDS encoding aldehyde dehydrogenase family protein, which translates to MTTTFKNFIGGAWVEPAGGEYFENRNPADHADVIGRFPRSDARDVQHAVDSARRGFELWKRTPAPARGDAMRRAADLLVRRKDEIADLMTREMGKPLAETRGDVQEGIDTAYYAATEGRRLFGHTVPSELRNKWAMSFRRPIGVCGIITPFNFPLAIPTWKIFPALLCGNSIVFKPAEDVPHTGHVFIEILLEAGVPPEVLQLVHGMGEQAGKAIVEHPDVPVVSFTGSTETGKLVGETCGRMHKRLSLEMGGKNAQIVLDDADLELALDGVLWGAFGTTGQRCTATSRLIVQSGVHDRFLGQLLDRVKKLKLGDGRQAGTDVGPMINEAAIRKTEHYVDVGQSEGADLLCGGRRATGRGLEKGWYFEPTIFARVQAGMRIEQEEIFGPVLSVVRVNTADEAFATNNDVKYGLSSSLYTRDVNLAFRALNELDNGITYVNAPTIGAEAHLPFGGVKQTGNGHREGGWEVYEFYSETKVGYVDFSGALQRAQIDNY; encoded by the coding sequence ATGACGACAACGTTCAAGAACTTCATTGGTGGGGCGTGGGTGGAGCCGGCCGGCGGCGAATACTTCGAGAACCGGAACCCGGCCGACCATGCCGATGTGATCGGGCGATTTCCACGTTCCGACGCGCGGGACGTGCAGCACGCGGTGGACTCGGCCAGGCGCGGCTTCGAGCTCTGGAAGCGCACGCCGGCGCCGGCCCGCGGAGACGCGATGCGGCGCGCCGCCGACCTCCTGGTCCGGCGCAAAGATGAGATCGCCGACCTGATGACGCGGGAGATGGGCAAGCCGCTGGCCGAGACGAGGGGCGACGTGCAGGAGGGGATCGATACGGCCTACTACGCGGCCACGGAGGGACGGCGGCTGTTCGGGCATACCGTGCCCAGCGAACTGCGCAACAAGTGGGCGATGAGCTTCCGCCGGCCGATCGGCGTATGCGGGATCATCACGCCATTCAATTTTCCGTTGGCCATCCCGACCTGGAAGATCTTCCCGGCGCTGCTCTGCGGGAACTCGATCGTGTTCAAGCCGGCCGAGGACGTGCCGCACACCGGGCACGTGTTCATCGAGATCCTGCTCGAGGCCGGGGTGCCGCCCGAAGTGCTGCAGCTCGTGCACGGGATGGGCGAGCAGGCCGGCAAGGCGATCGTGGAACACCCTGACGTGCCGGTTGTGTCGTTCACCGGGTCCACGGAGACGGGCAAACTGGTGGGCGAGACGTGCGGGCGCATGCACAAGCGGCTGTCGCTCGAGATGGGCGGGAAGAATGCCCAGATCGTGCTCGACGATGCGGACCTGGAGCTGGCGCTCGACGGCGTGCTGTGGGGCGCGTTCGGCACCACGGGCCAGCGGTGCACGGCCACGAGCCGGCTCATCGTGCAGAGCGGCGTGCACGATCGCTTCCTGGGCCAGCTCCTGGACCGGGTGAAGAAGCTCAAGCTGGGCGATGGGCGTCAGGCGGGCACCGACGTGGGGCCGATGATCAACGAAGCCGCGATCCGAAAGACGGAGCATTATGTGGACGTGGGGCAGTCGGAAGGGGCCGATCTGCTGTGCGGCGGGCGCCGCGCCACGGGCCGTGGGCTGGAGAAGGGGTGGTACTTCGAGCCGACGATCTTTGCCCGCGTCCAGGCCGGGATGCGCATCGAGCAGGAGGAGATCTTCGGCCCGGTGCTCTCGGTGGTGCGGGTCAATACGGCCGACGAAGCGTTCGCGACCAACAACGACGTCAAGTACGGGCTCTCGTCGTCGCTCTACACGCGGGATGTGAACCTGGCCTTCCGCGCGTTGAACGAGCTGGACAACGGGATCACGTACGTGAACGCGCCGACGATCGGGGCCGAGGCCCATTTGCCGTTCGGTGGGGTAAAACAGACGGGGAACGGGCACCGGGAGGGCGGGTGGGAGGTATATGAGTTTTATTCGGAGACCAAGGTGGGCTACGTGGACTTCTCGGGGGCGCTGCAGCGGGCGCAGATCGACAATTACTGA